A part of Miscanthus floridulus cultivar M001 chromosome 6, ASM1932011v1, whole genome shotgun sequence genomic DNA contains:
- the LOC136456274 gene encoding auxilin-like protein 1 isoform X1 yields MEDPLATAPAPPPRRHHRERRHRRKASDAAAAALAAASSYDDVFGGPPRFAPPPPAFAAAGTTAPADYAEVFGGVAASCSIPYLDLPPAVASGDGAGAGAGGYGEIFGRFDFGDFAVPYEDMLPGAESLLEEIASPSGSSRSSTRKESAQLDAEPSILYQQVPDAGSGRHFDDEQFHPVSFPPDGEQTFTMSYNKTTRGRPDDLFEMTACIVEPSISYVVDSCNLSNDSEMDYVPEMDSGTHANGVKEKMSPPNVADSSLESADSAYVVDQQQHIPTCPPISENICQDENDNKRSSTDSVPSEEAPSPDYPFLRVSNVSLPAAPIKVQPPLMPPSKLLNKRGSNENGDSDVNRNSVAAAAAMKEAMEFAEARLKAAKELMERKGGSFKFRKRPAHHRSTKSTEIKECNAPEEVHLFEEKLNMRRLAKEGNQSNDIALLDKNMGSGSIKPVHSDHDKQGIILPRKPQEMMQNGSDLEQLGEWTSDADFYELVSNDQKCGTNEDACKGDNGLMTNSLAKLERSENEKSRGFAGESKRFRKLWDCNNTTCLRTEHANQGKDGIDSVEAEQKTPRYPEVTEHVNQGKDGIDSVEAEQKSPRLPEVTPCDERVTYQEPTKENNGLMTNSSTKLDQSEKVKEGGFAGEPKRFRKLWGSNSTTVLRTEHVNLGKYGIAFVEAEEKAPRFPEVPRDERVASQEATDSHLKQCPGVGNFLGHENDAQFEISCMNNLPAGVHADPEISSTFLEPCLSAGHANGNENHSESTAQETPLVGNSNQDVNSKEELQLPCIDGLPCTSARTQILQDHSNVINADEIKEIEAKTPKLEEPSKSYLNFEEERLLSFVDESRLQNKNGRANEVNSESLIHEKMTKFGIEEKADAHEDFQEGDMDQVAGSAEEEGYVTSGSGIANESEYEEAETDIIVGDMKSNVRTCGSFDKDPYQCQESQGSWGPQDLDNRMDRFSDTISHGKDRETKECLLDNVEKTVAEVLNHDSREGQKSMETVVYMKPKDACAEFNVSSDRDGNLFDSADELITDDGSDYAMKMSTMSKNLQASFSEACCSMQHLSQKPESVSAEKADESTPVLENLEVDCREAGREIPTKNCTESEEGQNIGSEIEEREREDNISNVRFMDQQPFYLDSDIRHKAAEDTASETILKSREENLNVQRTKVRNDIKEAEGEVEKEVRLDEEKEKECKMGKVKEQDKERRRRELEEEKEWEMERAKDRLAVQRATREAHERAFAEVRAKAERMALERITSARQRASAEAHEKEEKATAQAALEQASREARMKAERAAVERATAEARERAIEKAKAAADAKERMGKFRSSFKDSFKAPNQDNQQEASFQKATYNKHGKSMDSCVEVVEVESALRHKAKLERHQRTAERAAKALAEKNMQDMLAQREQAEKHRLAEFLDPEVKRWSNGKEGNLRALLSTLQYILGSDSGWQSVPLTDLITAAGVKKAYRKATLCVHPDKVQQRGATIRQKYICEKVFDLLKEAWNKYNSEER; encoded by the exons atggaggaccCACTTGCCacggcgccagcgccgccgccgcggcggcacCACCGGGAGCGGCGGCACAGGCGGAAGGCGTCGGACGCCGCCGCGGCTGCACTGGCGGCCGCGTCCTCCTACGACGACGTGTTCGGCGGGCCGCCGCGGTtcgcgccgccgcctccggcgTTCGCTGCCGCGGGGACGACCGCGCCGGCGGACTACGCCGAGGTGTTCGGCGGAGTCGCCGCCTCCTGCTCCATCCCCTACCTCGACCTGCCGCCGGCCGTTGCCAGCGgagacggcgccggcgccggcgcgggcgGGTACGGCGAGATCTTCGGCCGGTTCGACTTCGGGGACTTCGCGGTGCCGTACGAGGACATGCTTCCTGGCGCAGAGTCTTTGCTGGAGGAGATCGCGTCGCCGAGCGGGAGCTCAAG ATCATCAACTAGAAAAGAATCTGCCCAATTGGATGCTGAGCCATCTATACTCTATCAACAAGTTCCAGACGCTGGTTCTGGCAGGCACTTTGATGACGAGCAATTTCATCCAGTCTCCTTTCCTCCAGATGGCGAGCAAACGTTCACTATGTCATATAACAAGACCACCAGGGGAAGACCAGATGATCTTTTTGAAATGACCGCTTGCATAGTAGAACCTTCAATTAGCTATGTGGTTGACTCTTGCAATTTGTCAAATGATTCAGAAATGGATTATGTCCCAGAAATGGACAGTGGTACACATGCTAATGGTGTGAAAGAGAAGATGAGCCCACCAAACGTTGCAGATTCCAGCCTGGAGAGTGCTGATAGTGCTTATGTAGTTGATCAGCAGCAGCATATCCCAACATGCCCTCCCATCTCTGAAAATATTTGCCAGGATGAAAATGACAACAAGAGGTCTAGCACCGATTCAGTGCCAAGCGAGGAAGCACCTTCCCCGGATTATCCATTCTTAAGGGTATCCAACGTCAGCCTTCCAGCAGCACCCATCAAAGTACAACCACCACTGATGCCACCATCTAAATTGCTTAATAAAAGGGGAAGCAACGAAAATGGAGATTCTGATGTCAATCGTAACtcagttgctgctgctgctgctatgaagGAAGCAATGGAATTTGCTGAAGCCAGATTAAAAGCTGCAAAAGAATTGATGGAGAGAAAAGGCGGCAGTTTTAAATTCCGTAAGCGACCAGCTCATCACAGAAGCACAAAATCAACTGAAATTAAGGAATGTAATGCACCTGAAGAAGTGCATCTATTTGAAGAAAAGCTGAATATGAGAAGATTGGCAAAAGAGGGAAATCAAAGCAATGATATAGCTTTGCTGGATAAAAACATGGGCAGTGGTTCAATTAAGCCTGTTCATAGTGATCATGACAAACAAGGGATTATATTACCAAGGAAGCCTCAGGAGATGATGCAAAATGGCAGTGATCTAGAACAATTAGGAGAGTGGACATCAGATGCTGATTTTTATGAATTGGTTAGCAATGATCAGAAATGCGGAACTAATGAAGATGCATGCAAAGGAGACAATGGTCTGATGACAAATTCCTTAGCCAAGCTTGAACGGTCTGAGAACGAAAAGTCAAGAGGCTTTGCAGGTGAGTCAAAAAGGTTTAGGAAATTGTGGGATTGTAACAACACAACATGTCTTCGAACTGAACATGCAAATCAGGGAAAAGATGGTATAGATTCTGTGGAGGCTGAACAAAAGACTCCTAGGTATCCAGAAGTTACGGAACATGTAAATCAGGGAAAAGATGGTATAGATTCTGTGGAGGCTGAACAAAAGAGTCCTAGGTTGCCAGAAGTTACTCCTTGTGATGAAAGGGTGACGTATCAAGAGCCCACCAAAGAAAATAATGGTCTGATGACAAATTCTTCCACCAAGCTCGACCAGTCTGAGAAAGTAAAGGAAGGGGGTTTTGCAGGTGAGCCGAAAAGGTTTAGAAAGTTGTGGGGCAGTAACAGTACAACAGTTCTGAGAACAGAACATGTAAATCTGGGAAAATACGGTATAGCTTTCGTGGAGGCTGAAGAAAAGGCACCTAGGTTTCCAGAAGTTCCTCGTGATGAAAGGGTGGCATCCCAAGAGGCAACCGATTCCCATTTAAAACAATGTCCAGGGGTGGGGAATTTTCTAGGCCACGAAAATGATGCGCAATTTGAGATTTCATGCATGAATAATTTACCCGCAGGGGTCCATGCTGACCCAGAAATCTCCAGTACATTTTTGGAACCTTGTTTATCTGCAGGTCATGCCAATGGTAATGAAAATCATTCTGAAAGCACAGCTCAGGAAACTCCATTGGTAGGAAACTCTAACCAAGATGTCAACAGTAAAGAGGAACTTCAGCTTCCATGCATTGATGGGTTGCCTTGTACTTCAGCAAGGACTCAGATTTTACAGGACCATTCTAATGTTATTAATGCTGATGAGATCAAGGAAATTGAAGCGAAAACACCAAAATTAGAAGAGCCTTCCAAATCTTATTTGAATTTTGAGGAAGAAAGGCTACTCAGTTTTGTTGATGAATCACGCCTACAGAACAAAAATGGAAGAGCAAATGAAGTAAATTCAGAATCACTCATCCATGAAAAAATGACAAAATTCGGGATTGAGGAGAAAGCTGATGCACATGAAGATTTTCAAGAGGGAGATATGGATCAGGTTGCTGGATCTGCTGAAGAGGAAGGTTATGTTACTTCAGGAAGTGGTATTGCTAATGAAAGTGAATATGAAGAAGCAGAAACTGATATAATTGTAGGAGACATGAAATCAAATGTGAGAACATGTGGTAGTTTTGACAAAGATCCATATCAGTGCCAAGAATCACAAGGGTCATGGGGACCCCAAGATTTGGATAACAGAATGGACAGATTCAGTGATACAATATCCCATGGAAAGGATAGAGAGACTAAAGAATGCTTGCTGGACAATGTTGAAAAGACAGTGGCAGAAGTACTAAACCATGACAGTAGGGAAGGGCAGAAATCCATGGAAACTGTTGTCTACATGAAGCCCAAAGATGCATGTGCAGAATTTAATGTAAGTAGTGACAGAGATGGTAATCTATTTGATTCTGCTGATGAACTTATCACTGATGATGGCAGTGATTATGCCATGAAGATGAGCACAATGTCAAAAAATCTGCAGGCTTCTTTTTCAGAAGCATGCTGTAGCATGCAGCACCTTTCCCAAAAACCTGAGTCTGTTTCTGCTGAGAAGGCTGATGAAAGCACTCCTGTTCTTGAAAATCTTGAAGTGGATTGCAGAGAAGCAGGTAGAGAAATTCCAACCAAAAATTGTACAGAGTCAGAAGAAGGGCAAAATATTGGAAGCGAAAtagaagaaagagagagagaagacaATATATCAAATGTAAGGTTCATGGATCAGCAACCTTTTTACTTGGACAGTGACATTAGACATAAGGCTGCAGAAGACACTGCATCAGAAACTATTCTAAAATCAAGAGAAGAGAATCTTAATGTTCAGAGAACTAAAGTGAGGAATGACATAAAAGAGGCTGAAGGAGAAGTCGAGAAGGAGGTAAGACTTGAtgaagagaaagaaaaagaatgCAAAATGGGAAAAGTGAAGGAACAAGATAAAGAGAGACGGAGAAGAGAGttggaagaagagaaggaatgGGAAATGGAGCGAGCAAAAGATAGACTTGCTGTTCAGAGAGCTACAAGAGAAGCACATGAGAGGGCATTTGCAGAGGTTCGTGCTAAGGCTGAAAGAATGGCGTTAGAAAGGATCACCTCAGCACGTCAAAGAGCATCTGCAGAAGCTCATgagaaagaagagaaggcaactGCTCAAGCAGCTCTGGAGCAGGCTTCGAGAGAAGCTAGAATGAAAGCAGAACGTGCAGCAGTTGAGAGAGCAACTGCTGAAGCTCGGGAGAGGGCAATTGAAAAGGCAAAAGCTGCTGCAGATGCAAAGGAGCGAATGGGGAAGTTCAGGTCCTCTTTTAAGGATAGTTTTAAGGCACCTAATCAG GATAATCAACAGGAGGCATCGTTTCAGAAGGCAACTTATAATAAGCATGGAAAAAGCATGGATTCTTGTGTCGAAG TAGTTGAGGTTGAGTCAGCTCTACGACATAAAGCAAAATTGGAAAGGCACCAACGCACAGCTGAGCGAGCG GCGAAAGCCCTTGCTGAAAAGAACATGCAGGACATGCTGGCGCAGAGGGAGCAGGCTGAGAAACAT AGACTGGCTGAATTTCTTGATCCTGAAGTCAAGAGATGGTCAAATGGAAAAGAAGGAAATCTGCGAGCATTGCTGTCCACATTGCAATAT ATACTTGGTTCAGACAGTGGCTGGCAGTCAGTTCCCCTCACAGATCTTATTACAGCTGCTGGTGTCAAGAAGGCATACAGGAAGGCAACCCTTTGTGTCCATCCAGATAAAGTGCAGCAAAGAGGTGCTACAATCAGACAGAAATACATTTGTGAGAAGGTGTTTGATCTTCTTAAG GAAGCTTGGAATAAGTACAATTCTGAAGAGCGCTAG
- the LOC136456274 gene encoding auxilin-like protein 1 isoform X2 has protein sequence MEDPLATAPAPPPRRHHRERRHRRKASDAAAAALAAASSYDDVFGGPPRFAPPPPAFAAAGTTAPADYAEVFGGVAASCSIPYLDLPPAVASGDGAGAGAGGYGEIFGRFDFGDFAVPYEDMLPGAESLLEEIASPSGSSRSSTRKESAQLDAEPSILYQQVPDAGSGRHFDDEQFHPVSFPPDGEQTFTMSYNKTTRGRPDDLFEMTACIVEPSISYVVDSCNLSNDSEMDYVPEMDSGTHANGVKEKMSPPNVADSSLESADSAYVVDQQQHIPTCPPISENICQDENDNKRSSTDSVPSEEAPSPDYPFLRVSNVSLPAAPIKVQPPLMPPSKLLNKRGSNENGDSDVNRNSVAAAAAMKEAMEFAEARLKAAKELMERKGGSFKFRKRPAHHRSTKSTEIKECNAPEEVHLFEEKLNMRRLAKEGNQSNDIALLDKNMGSGSIKPVHSDHDKQGIILPRKPQEMMQNGSDLEQLGEWTSDADFYELVSNDQKCGTNEDACKGDNGLMTNSLAKLERSENEKSRGFAGESKRFRKLWDCNNTTCLRTEHANQGKDGIDSVEAEQKTPRYPEVTEHVNQGKDGIDSVEAEQKSPRLPEVTPCDERVTYQEPTKENNGLMTNSSTKLDQSEKVKEGGFAGEPKRFRKLWGSNSTTVLRTEHVNLGKYGIAFVEAEEKAPRFPEVPRDERVASQEATDSHLKQCPGVGNFLGHENDAQFEISCMNNLPAGVHADPEISSTFLEPCLSAGHANGNENHSESTAQETPLVGNSNQDVNSKEELQLPCIDGLPCTSARTQILQDHSNVINADEIKEIEAKTPKLEEPSKSYLNFEEERLLSFVDESRLQNKNGRANEVNSESLIHEKMTKFGIEEKADAHEDFQEGDMDQVAGSAEEEGYVTSGSGIANESEYEEAETDIIVGDMKSNVRTCGSFDKDPYQCQESQGSWGPQDLDNRMDRFSDTISHGKDRETKECLLDNVEKTVAEVLNHDSREGQKSMETVVYMKPKDACAEFNVSSDRDGNLFDSADELITDDGSDYAMKMSTMSKNLQASFSEACCSMQHLSQKPESVSAEKADESTPVLENLEVDCREAGREIPTKNCTESEEGQNIGSEIEEREREDNISNVRFMDQQPFYLDSDIRHKAAEDTASETILKSREENLNVQRTKVRNDIKEAEGEVEKEVRLDEEKEKECKMGKVKEQDKERRRRELEEEKEWEMERAKDRLAVQRATREAHERAFAEVRAKAERMALERITSARQRASAEAHEKEEKATAQAALEQASREARMKAERAAVERATAEARERAIEKAKAAADAKERMGKFRSSFKDSFKAPNQDNQQEASFQKATYNKHGKSMDSCVEVEVESALRHKAKLERHQRTAERAAKALAEKNMQDMLAQREQAEKHRLAEFLDPEVKRWSNGKEGNLRALLSTLQYILGSDSGWQSVPLTDLITAAGVKKAYRKATLCVHPDKVQQRGATIRQKYICEKVFDLLKEAWNKYNSEER, from the exons atggaggaccCACTTGCCacggcgccagcgccgccgccgcggcggcacCACCGGGAGCGGCGGCACAGGCGGAAGGCGTCGGACGCCGCCGCGGCTGCACTGGCGGCCGCGTCCTCCTACGACGACGTGTTCGGCGGGCCGCCGCGGTtcgcgccgccgcctccggcgTTCGCTGCCGCGGGGACGACCGCGCCGGCGGACTACGCCGAGGTGTTCGGCGGAGTCGCCGCCTCCTGCTCCATCCCCTACCTCGACCTGCCGCCGGCCGTTGCCAGCGgagacggcgccggcgccggcgcgggcgGGTACGGCGAGATCTTCGGCCGGTTCGACTTCGGGGACTTCGCGGTGCCGTACGAGGACATGCTTCCTGGCGCAGAGTCTTTGCTGGAGGAGATCGCGTCGCCGAGCGGGAGCTCAAG ATCATCAACTAGAAAAGAATCTGCCCAATTGGATGCTGAGCCATCTATACTCTATCAACAAGTTCCAGACGCTGGTTCTGGCAGGCACTTTGATGACGAGCAATTTCATCCAGTCTCCTTTCCTCCAGATGGCGAGCAAACGTTCACTATGTCATATAACAAGACCACCAGGGGAAGACCAGATGATCTTTTTGAAATGACCGCTTGCATAGTAGAACCTTCAATTAGCTATGTGGTTGACTCTTGCAATTTGTCAAATGATTCAGAAATGGATTATGTCCCAGAAATGGACAGTGGTACACATGCTAATGGTGTGAAAGAGAAGATGAGCCCACCAAACGTTGCAGATTCCAGCCTGGAGAGTGCTGATAGTGCTTATGTAGTTGATCAGCAGCAGCATATCCCAACATGCCCTCCCATCTCTGAAAATATTTGCCAGGATGAAAATGACAACAAGAGGTCTAGCACCGATTCAGTGCCAAGCGAGGAAGCACCTTCCCCGGATTATCCATTCTTAAGGGTATCCAACGTCAGCCTTCCAGCAGCACCCATCAAAGTACAACCACCACTGATGCCACCATCTAAATTGCTTAATAAAAGGGGAAGCAACGAAAATGGAGATTCTGATGTCAATCGTAACtcagttgctgctgctgctgctatgaagGAAGCAATGGAATTTGCTGAAGCCAGATTAAAAGCTGCAAAAGAATTGATGGAGAGAAAAGGCGGCAGTTTTAAATTCCGTAAGCGACCAGCTCATCACAGAAGCACAAAATCAACTGAAATTAAGGAATGTAATGCACCTGAAGAAGTGCATCTATTTGAAGAAAAGCTGAATATGAGAAGATTGGCAAAAGAGGGAAATCAAAGCAATGATATAGCTTTGCTGGATAAAAACATGGGCAGTGGTTCAATTAAGCCTGTTCATAGTGATCATGACAAACAAGGGATTATATTACCAAGGAAGCCTCAGGAGATGATGCAAAATGGCAGTGATCTAGAACAATTAGGAGAGTGGACATCAGATGCTGATTTTTATGAATTGGTTAGCAATGATCAGAAATGCGGAACTAATGAAGATGCATGCAAAGGAGACAATGGTCTGATGACAAATTCCTTAGCCAAGCTTGAACGGTCTGAGAACGAAAAGTCAAGAGGCTTTGCAGGTGAGTCAAAAAGGTTTAGGAAATTGTGGGATTGTAACAACACAACATGTCTTCGAACTGAACATGCAAATCAGGGAAAAGATGGTATAGATTCTGTGGAGGCTGAACAAAAGACTCCTAGGTATCCAGAAGTTACGGAACATGTAAATCAGGGAAAAGATGGTATAGATTCTGTGGAGGCTGAACAAAAGAGTCCTAGGTTGCCAGAAGTTACTCCTTGTGATGAAAGGGTGACGTATCAAGAGCCCACCAAAGAAAATAATGGTCTGATGACAAATTCTTCCACCAAGCTCGACCAGTCTGAGAAAGTAAAGGAAGGGGGTTTTGCAGGTGAGCCGAAAAGGTTTAGAAAGTTGTGGGGCAGTAACAGTACAACAGTTCTGAGAACAGAACATGTAAATCTGGGAAAATACGGTATAGCTTTCGTGGAGGCTGAAGAAAAGGCACCTAGGTTTCCAGAAGTTCCTCGTGATGAAAGGGTGGCATCCCAAGAGGCAACCGATTCCCATTTAAAACAATGTCCAGGGGTGGGGAATTTTCTAGGCCACGAAAATGATGCGCAATTTGAGATTTCATGCATGAATAATTTACCCGCAGGGGTCCATGCTGACCCAGAAATCTCCAGTACATTTTTGGAACCTTGTTTATCTGCAGGTCATGCCAATGGTAATGAAAATCATTCTGAAAGCACAGCTCAGGAAACTCCATTGGTAGGAAACTCTAACCAAGATGTCAACAGTAAAGAGGAACTTCAGCTTCCATGCATTGATGGGTTGCCTTGTACTTCAGCAAGGACTCAGATTTTACAGGACCATTCTAATGTTATTAATGCTGATGAGATCAAGGAAATTGAAGCGAAAACACCAAAATTAGAAGAGCCTTCCAAATCTTATTTGAATTTTGAGGAAGAAAGGCTACTCAGTTTTGTTGATGAATCACGCCTACAGAACAAAAATGGAAGAGCAAATGAAGTAAATTCAGAATCACTCATCCATGAAAAAATGACAAAATTCGGGATTGAGGAGAAAGCTGATGCACATGAAGATTTTCAAGAGGGAGATATGGATCAGGTTGCTGGATCTGCTGAAGAGGAAGGTTATGTTACTTCAGGAAGTGGTATTGCTAATGAAAGTGAATATGAAGAAGCAGAAACTGATATAATTGTAGGAGACATGAAATCAAATGTGAGAACATGTGGTAGTTTTGACAAAGATCCATATCAGTGCCAAGAATCACAAGGGTCATGGGGACCCCAAGATTTGGATAACAGAATGGACAGATTCAGTGATACAATATCCCATGGAAAGGATAGAGAGACTAAAGAATGCTTGCTGGACAATGTTGAAAAGACAGTGGCAGAAGTACTAAACCATGACAGTAGGGAAGGGCAGAAATCCATGGAAACTGTTGTCTACATGAAGCCCAAAGATGCATGTGCAGAATTTAATGTAAGTAGTGACAGAGATGGTAATCTATTTGATTCTGCTGATGAACTTATCACTGATGATGGCAGTGATTATGCCATGAAGATGAGCACAATGTCAAAAAATCTGCAGGCTTCTTTTTCAGAAGCATGCTGTAGCATGCAGCACCTTTCCCAAAAACCTGAGTCTGTTTCTGCTGAGAAGGCTGATGAAAGCACTCCTGTTCTTGAAAATCTTGAAGTGGATTGCAGAGAAGCAGGTAGAGAAATTCCAACCAAAAATTGTACAGAGTCAGAAGAAGGGCAAAATATTGGAAGCGAAAtagaagaaagagagagagaagacaATATATCAAATGTAAGGTTCATGGATCAGCAACCTTTTTACTTGGACAGTGACATTAGACATAAGGCTGCAGAAGACACTGCATCAGAAACTATTCTAAAATCAAGAGAAGAGAATCTTAATGTTCAGAGAACTAAAGTGAGGAATGACATAAAAGAGGCTGAAGGAGAAGTCGAGAAGGAGGTAAGACTTGAtgaagagaaagaaaaagaatgCAAAATGGGAAAAGTGAAGGAACAAGATAAAGAGAGACGGAGAAGAGAGttggaagaagagaaggaatgGGAAATGGAGCGAGCAAAAGATAGACTTGCTGTTCAGAGAGCTACAAGAGAAGCACATGAGAGGGCATTTGCAGAGGTTCGTGCTAAGGCTGAAAGAATGGCGTTAGAAAGGATCACCTCAGCACGTCAAAGAGCATCTGCAGAAGCTCATgagaaagaagagaaggcaactGCTCAAGCAGCTCTGGAGCAGGCTTCGAGAGAAGCTAGAATGAAAGCAGAACGTGCAGCAGTTGAGAGAGCAACTGCTGAAGCTCGGGAGAGGGCAATTGAAAAGGCAAAAGCTGCTGCAGATGCAAAGGAGCGAATGGGGAAGTTCAGGTCCTCTTTTAAGGATAGTTTTAAGGCACCTAATCAG GATAATCAACAGGAGGCATCGTTTCAGAAGGCAACTTATAATAAGCATGGAAAAAGCATGGATTCTTGTGTCGAAG TTGAGGTTGAGTCAGCTCTACGACATAAAGCAAAATTGGAAAGGCACCAACGCACAGCTGAGCGAGCG GCGAAAGCCCTTGCTGAAAAGAACATGCAGGACATGCTGGCGCAGAGGGAGCAGGCTGAGAAACAT AGACTGGCTGAATTTCTTGATCCTGAAGTCAAGAGATGGTCAAATGGAAAAGAAGGAAATCTGCGAGCATTGCTGTCCACATTGCAATAT ATACTTGGTTCAGACAGTGGCTGGCAGTCAGTTCCCCTCACAGATCTTATTACAGCTGCTGGTGTCAAGAAGGCATACAGGAAGGCAACCCTTTGTGTCCATCCAGATAAAGTGCAGCAAAGAGGTGCTACAATCAGACAGAAATACATTTGTGAGAAGGTGTTTGATCTTCTTAAG GAAGCTTGGAATAAGTACAATTCTGAAGAGCGCTAG